A DNA window from Malus domestica chromosome 12, GDT2T_hap1 contains the following coding sequences:
- the LOC103436367 gene encoding U4/U6 small nuclear ribonucleoprotein PRP4-like protein, giving the protein MEEEKPLSTLPEPSVAAVPIAPVRAPPLRPPPPVNGEARTSTSDSDDSDSEEPPRATGVSGGEYEISEESRVVRERQEKAMQELLMKRRASALAVPTNDMAVRARLRRLGEPITLFGEREMERRDRLRMIMARLDSQGELEKLLKVHEEEEAAASTAAVEDGDDQIIQYPFYTEGSKALLNARIDIAKYSIRRAALRLERARRKKDDPDEDMDAELDLVLEQAKSLELDCSEIGDDRPLSGCSFSHDGQLLATCAISGVAKLWSMPEAKKVTTLKGHTERLTDVQFSPVHNLLATASADRTARLWNTEGTQLLTFKGHLDRLARIAFHPSGKYLGTTSFDQTWRLWDVETGEELLLQEGHSRSVYGIDFHPDGSLVASSGLDALTRVWDLRTGRSILALEGHVKKVLALSFSANGYYLATGGEDNTCRIWDLRKKKSIYTIPAHSNLISQVKFEPQEGYFLVTASYDLTAKIWSARDFKPVKTLSGHEAKVTSLDISGDGQQIATVSHDRTIKLWSSRSNKKDQAMDVDYSTNEKDQAMDAD; this is encoded by the exons ATGGAGGAGGAGAAACCTCTATCAACTTTACCGGAGCCATCTGTTGCAGCAGTCCCAATTGCTCCAGTCCGCGCTCCTCCCCTCAGACCGCCGCCGCCAGTAAATGGGGAAGCCAGGACGAGCACAAGTGACTCCGATGATTCCGACTCGGAGGAGCCTCCACGAGCTACCGGCGTTTCGGGTGGGGAGTACGAGATATCGGAAGAGAGCAGAGTGGTGAGAGAGCGGCAGGAGAAAGCAATGCAGGAACTGCTGATGAAGCGCCGTGCTTCTGCTCTTGCTGTTCCCACCAACGACATGGCCGTGAGGGCTCGTCTTCGGCGGCTCGGCGAACCCATTACTCTCTtcggggagagagagatggaaagGCGAGACAGGTTGAGGATGATCATGGCGAGGCTGGATTCGCAAGGGGAGTTGGAGAAGTTGTTGAAAGTtcatgaggaggaggaggctgcAGCTTCTACTGCTGCAGTGGAGGATGGTGATGATCAAATTATTCAGTACCCTTTTTACACTGAAGGGTCCAAAGCTTTGTTGAATGCTAGGATTGACATTGCCAAGTACTCCATTAGGAGGGCGGCCTTGCGGCTCGAACGGGCTCGAAGAAAGAAGGACGACCCAGATGAGGATATGGATGCAGAGTTGGACTTGGTTTTGGAGCAGGCAAAAAGTTTGGAACTTGATTGCAGTGAGATTGGGGATGATAGGCCACTTTCGGGTTGTTCTTTCTCACATGATGGGCAACTGCTTGCCACTTG TGCTATAAGTGGAGTGGCCAAGTTGTGGAGCATGCCTGAAGCAAAGAAGGTTACCACTTTAAAGGGACACACAGAGCGACTGACTGATGTTCAGTTTTCTCCTGTGCATAACCTCTTAGCAACTGCCTCTGCTGACCGGACTGCAAGGTTGTGGAACACAGAAGGAACTCAGCTGTTGACATTTAAGGGCCATTTGGACCGTCTGGCACGAATTGCCTTCCATCCATCAGGTAAGTACTTGGGTACGACTAGCTTTGACCAGACTTGGAGGTTATGGGATGTAGAAACTGGTGAAGAGTTGCTTCTACAAGAAGGTCACAGTAGGAGTGTCTATGGGATAGACTTCCATCCTGATGGATCATTGGTGGCATCCTCTGGACTGGATGCACTTACTCGTGTTTGGGACCTCCGTACTGGTAGAAGTATTCTTGCCTTGGAAGGCCATGTCAAGAAA GTTCTTGCACTCAGTTTCTCAGCAAATGGCTATTATTTAGCCACTGGGGGTGAAGACAACACTTGCAGAATATGGGATTTGAGAAAAAAGAAATCCATATACACCATTCCAGCACATTCCAATCTCATATCACAGGTCAAATTTGAGCCACAAGAGGGATATTTCCTTGTAACTGCTTCATATGATTTGACAGCAAAG ATATGGTCAGCCCGAGATTTTAAGCCTGTCAAGACGCTTTCTGGACATGAAGCAAAAGTTACATCTTTGGATATTTCTGGAG ATGGGCAACAGATTGCTACTGTATCACATGACCGAACCATCAAACTGTGGTCCAGCCGTTCCAACAAGAAGGATCAAGCAATGGATGTGGATTACAGTACCAATGAGAAGGATCAGGCAATGGATGCGGATTAG
- the LOC103436368 gene encoding uncharacterized protein, which translates to MVARKRASTDSSAQTKPDETAARPKPQEPTLAEPPIAPPKSGLILKLVLFFSVPYFYLLFYHYKIEAELRKSILINAGLSLAGFFVTVKMIPVASRYVLRRNLFGYDINKKGTPQGTVKVPESLGIVVGIVFLVLGILFQYFNFTADSNWLVEYNAALASICFMVLLGFVDDVLDVPWRVKLVLPSIAALPLLMAYAGHTTIVIPKPLVPYAGLEVLDLGWIYKLYMGLLAVFCTNSINIHAGLNGLEVGQTVVIAAAILIHNIMQIGASADSEYKMAHAFSIYLVQPLLATSLGLFAYNWYPSSAFVGDTYTYFAGMTMAVAGILGHFSETLLIFFAPQVLNFLLSVPQLAGIVPCPRHRLPRFDPETGLLTGTKDGTVVNLFLRQFGRMTEKSLCVSLLVFQAMACCFCFLLRFFLAGWYK; encoded by the exons atGGTAGCTCGAAAGCGAGCTTCAACAGACTCATCGGCACAAACCAAACCAGACGAGACCGCCGCACGGCCAAAACCCCAAGAACCCACATTAGCAGAGCCGCCGATTGCACCACCAAAGTCAGGCCTAATTCTGAAGCTCGTGCTCTTCTTCTCAGTCCCATACTTTTACCTCCTCTTCTACCACTACAAGATCGAAGCAGAGCTTCGCAAATCGATTCTCATCAATGCTGGTCTCAGCCTTGCCGGGTTCTTCGTCACCGTTAAGATGATCCCCGTCGCTTCCAGATACGTCCTCCGGCGCAATCTCTTTGGCTACGATATTAACAAGAAGGGTACCCCTCAGGGCACTGTCAAAGT GCCTGAGTCACTGGGTATTGTTGTTGGAATTGTCTTCTTGGTCTTGGGAATCTTATTTCAGTATTTTAACTTCACTGCAGATTCAAAT TGGCTTGTCGAATACAATGCAGCATTAGCATCCATATGCTTTATGGTATTGCTTGGATTTGTAGATGATGTCCTTGATGTACCTTGGAGGGT GAAATTAGTTCTGCCATCCATTGCAGCTCTACCTCTGCTGATGGCCTATGCTGGACATACAACTATCGTCATACCAAAGCCTCTTGTTCCATATGCTGGGCTAGAGGTTTTGGATCTAG GATGGATTTATAAACTATACATGGGACTTTTGGCGGTTTTTTGTACAAACTCCATAAATATTCATGCTGGCTTGAATGGTCTTGAAGTTGGGCAGACGGTCGTTATTGCAGCTGCT ATTTTAATACATAATATCATGCAAATTGGGGCATCTGCAGATTCTGAGTACAAGATGGCACATGCATTCTCTATTTATCTTGTCCAACCCTTACTAGCCACCTCTTTGGGATTGTTCGCTTACAACTG GTATCCTTCTTCAGCTTTTGTTGGAGATACTTACACATATTTTGCTGGAATGACGATGGCTGTAGCTGGGATTTTAGGCCATTTTAG CGAAACACTCCTGATATTCTTTGCACCTCAAGTATTGAACTTTCTCTTGTCAGTGCCCCAG CTTGCTGGAATTGTTCcatgtccacggcatcgtttgCCTAG GTTTGATCCTGAAACTGGACTTCTGACTGGGACAAAGGATGGGACAGTTGTAAACCTTTTTCTAAGACAATTTGGCAGGATGACGGAGAAGTCACTTTGCGTCTCTCTTCTAGTTTTCCAG GCTATGGCATGCTGCTTCTGTTTCCTGCTGAGGTTTTTCCTTGCTGGCTGGTACAAATGA